The Candidatus Eisenbacteria bacterium genome has a segment encoding these proteins:
- a CDS encoding right-handed parallel beta-helix repeat-containing protein: MRNGLLVIASAVLATSSLALGATCPDRTPTAITSVAAGSLKCQDTIAKAGAKYLKTQLKTLAKCQLAGPAGSCPTADDTAKIEKEAGKGAEKIAKDCVGTAVGGLTSSYSSQDSEVISSCMLSQHNVIGARLTAVSTGVTTEPWPTASNASARANCVKTISKAALMLLDKASKNATKCISTQMKNAAPGNLTPVCVGSISGGTFVGPTDPKALDAQAKLIGKVQDLITSKCGPAQTDIPTIFACAGSSSVADLQSCLVCNGMNSMFDAMEQRYAESATFVPHAAGALQTAVNSSPAGTKLLVESGTYQEEVQVTTPNLKVVGCGGATNDRPKIQPPGTQVFGRGIRAFNVDGLLFQSLEVSGGWQSDGMFVSGANGISFIDIVGNGSDITRYAVFPVQSNNVLIELCNVEHIADAGIYVGQSSTLTVRYNQVRHSVAGIEFENSGNGQGYGNYAATNTGGHLVFKDGSLPVQLSQCHDIHHNVYEDNNTANFGSGTVSGVPTGTGMLVVSNDQSTFSYNISRNNNSLGIGLVDQGNAGLPVSESSLDQNYVFNNVFTDNGTDPDPVRLPAGAQGNFTFIAFAQTGNCQSGNVLANGMPITPTILVFGPPVTSCTVPPVPFPTCPAPPISTTTTTSTSTSTSTVTTTSSTTTTLFGSPSAAFVDRAAR; encoded by the coding sequence ATGAGAAATGGTCTGCTCGTCATCGCGTCTGCGGTGCTGGCGACGTCGTCGCTGGCGCTCGGAGCAACCTGTCCGGATCGCACGCCCACGGCCATCACGTCGGTCGCGGCCGGATCCCTCAAGTGTCAGGACACGATCGCCAAGGCCGGGGCCAAGTACCTGAAGACGCAGTTGAAGACGCTCGCGAAGTGCCAGCTCGCCGGCCCCGCCGGGAGCTGTCCGACCGCGGACGACACCGCCAAGATCGAGAAGGAGGCGGGCAAGGGCGCCGAGAAGATCGCCAAGGACTGCGTCGGCACGGCGGTGGGCGGCCTCACGTCGTCGTACAGCTCGCAGGACAGCGAGGTGATCTCGAGCTGCATGCTCTCGCAGCACAACGTCATCGGCGCGCGCCTGACGGCCGTCAGCACCGGCGTCACGACCGAGCCGTGGCCGACGGCGAGCAACGCCTCGGCGCGAGCGAACTGCGTGAAGACCATCTCGAAGGCCGCGCTCATGCTGCTCGACAAGGCGTCCAAGAACGCGACCAAGTGCATCTCGACGCAGATGAAGAACGCCGCCCCAGGGAACCTGACGCCGGTCTGCGTCGGATCGATCTCGGGTGGCACGTTCGTCGGACCGACCGACCCGAAGGCGCTCGACGCACAGGCGAAGCTCATCGGTAAGGTCCAGGACCTGATCACCTCGAAGTGCGGGCCCGCGCAGACCGACATCCCCACGATCTTCGCCTGCGCCGGCTCCAGCAGCGTGGCGGATCTGCAGTCGTGCCTGGTGTGCAACGGCATGAACAGCATGTTCGACGCGATGGAGCAGCGCTACGCCGAGTCCGCCACGTTCGTCCCGCATGCCGCGGGCGCGCTGCAGACGGCCGTCAACTCCTCGCCTGCGGGAACGAAGCTCCTCGTCGAGTCGGGCACCTACCAGGAAGAGGTGCAGGTCACGACGCCGAACCTGAAGGTCGTCGGCTGCGGCGGTGCCACCAACGATCGCCCGAAGATCCAGCCGCCGGGCACCCAGGTGTTCGGCCGTGGCATCCGCGCCTTCAACGTCGACGGGCTCCTCTTCCAGAGCCTCGAGGTCTCCGGCGGGTGGCAGAGCGACGGCATGTTCGTGTCGGGTGCGAACGGCATCAGCTTCATCGACATCGTCGGCAACGGCAGCGACATCACGCGCTACGCCGTCTTCCCGGTGCAGAGCAACAACGTGCTGATCGAGCTGTGCAACGTCGAGCACATCGCCGACGCCGGCATCTACGTCGGCCAGTCGAGCACGCTCACCGTCCGCTACAATCAGGTCCGCCACTCCGTCGCCGGCATCGAGTTCGAGAACTCCGGCAACGGGCAGGGGTACGGCAACTACGCGGCGACCAACACGGGCGGCCACCTGGTCTTCAAGGACGGCTCGCTCCCGGTGCAGCTCTCGCAGTGCCACGACATCCACCACAACGTGTACGAGGACAACAACACGGCGAACTTCGGCAGCGGGACGGTGAGCGGCGTGCCGACCGGCACGGGCATGCTGGTCGTCTCGAACGACCAGTCGACGTTCTCCTACAACATCTCGCGCAACAACAACTCGCTCGGCATCGGCCTCGTCGATCAGGGCAACGCCGGGCTGCCCGTGAGCGAGAGCTCGCTCGACCAGAACTACGTCTTCAACAACGTCTTCACCGACAACGGGACCGACCCCGACCCCGTCCGGCTGCCGGCCGGCGCGCAGGGCAACTTCACCTTCATCGCGTTCGCCCAGACGGGCAACTGCCAGAGCGGCAACGTGCTCGCCAACGGTATGCCGATCACGCCGACGATCCTCGTGTTCGGCCCTCCGGTCACGTCCTGCACCGTGCCGCCGGTTCCGTTCCCGACCTGCCCGGCGCCGCCCATCTCCACGACCACGACCACGTCGACGTCCACCTCGACCTCGACCGTGACCACGACGTCGTCGACGACGACCACCCTGTTCGGATCCCCGAGCGCGGCGTTCGTCGACAGAGCCGCTCGATAG
- a CDS encoding multiheme c-type cytochrome — MMHIRTAMIATALATLLVAGAGATPLPTTREDFRLPGTQPLSLTDPISTPDSCTPCHANFGQPNVEPYRNWQTSMMAHAGRDPLMWAALAVANQDAPHSGETCLRCHLPKGWLEGRSVPEDGSAMTADDRQGVQCGVCHRLVDPFPDPGNPAADAAILAALTAPVPALGNAMMVVDPIDRLRGPFDIVADLGNDPHAPQRSTLQSPFHVSSDLCGTCHNLRNPAFAKNTLTGEWEPTAFDTPNPDPTSGFPEQSTYDEWAASTYATTGVDAPQFGGENGLATNCQSCHMRPVAGKDASFGKTRTNVPLHDFAGANTFIPSVLAFHPAFGAEVNPDHLAQGVVNATGMLRKAATVSASLTAGDLVVRVTNETGHKLPTGYPEGRRMWLHVRAFDAQRNVIFESGRYVFSSATLTGYGAQMGDPGYDPYLKVWETEQGISPALAPVVGMPAGRSFHLVLNNQILRDNRIPPRGFTNAAFEAIDAAPVGATYADGQYWDDTHYPVGAAATSAQVTLYYQTSSREYVEFLRDTNTTTAAGNILFNLWDEHNQSVPVQMSDTFVETNAVVVNACRKSISRLQSKYAKRYYKEWSRCFSSETRGLTCDAVSRDANIDKEASRLRLRLGGSGDTICAARNLTPGSLGHGSTCPAPCAGTTLFDMNDLASCTICLAEALEDAALGSAYGSDPPALPNNVPPGSVDCQRSLDVAADRLARGWNQALGRCEAANASGRNQPPLDCASDPDGLIGRAKSKAAAQIQRCDTFAGIAGCATGGTAAAVQACMETAVGAVVGPYTEVAYP, encoded by the coding sequence ATGATGCACATCCGCACGGCGATGATCGCCACGGCGCTCGCGACGCTCCTCGTCGCGGGCGCCGGGGCGACCCCGCTCCCGACCACGCGAGAGGACTTCCGGCTGCCGGGGACGCAGCCCCTCTCGCTGACCGACCCGATCTCGACGCCCGACAGCTGCACGCCGTGCCACGCGAACTTCGGCCAGCCGAACGTGGAGCCGTACCGGAACTGGCAGACCTCCATGATGGCGCACGCCGGCCGCGATCCGCTCATGTGGGCCGCGCTCGCCGTCGCCAACCAGGACGCGCCGCACTCGGGCGAGACCTGCCTGCGCTGCCACCTGCCCAAGGGTTGGCTCGAAGGCCGCTCGGTTCCCGAGGACGGCTCGGCGATGACCGCGGACGACCGCCAGGGCGTCCAGTGCGGCGTGTGCCACCGGCTGGTCGATCCCTTTCCGGACCCCGGCAATCCCGCCGCCGACGCAGCCATCCTGGCCGCGTTGACCGCCCCCGTCCCCGCCCTGGGGAACGCCATGATGGTCGTCGACCCGATCGACCGCCTGCGCGGGCCCTTCGACATCGTGGCCGATCTCGGCAACGACCCGCATGCGCCACAGCGCTCGACGCTCCAGTCGCCCTTCCACGTGAGCTCGGACCTGTGCGGCACCTGCCACAACCTGCGCAACCCCGCCTTCGCCAAGAACACGCTCACCGGCGAGTGGGAGCCGACGGCGTTCGACACGCCGAATCCCGATCCGACGTCGGGCTTCCCCGAGCAGTCGACCTATGACGAGTGGGCAGCCAGCACGTACGCCACGACCGGGGTGGATGCTCCGCAGTTCGGCGGCGAGAACGGCCTCGCGACCAACTGCCAGAGCTGCCACATGCGTCCGGTGGCGGGGAAGGACGCGAGCTTCGGCAAGACGCGCACCAACGTCCCGCTGCACGATTTCGCGGGGGCCAACACTTTCATCCCCTCGGTGCTCGCCTTCCATCCGGCCTTCGGCGCCGAGGTGAACCCCGACCACCTGGCGCAGGGTGTGGTGAACGCGACCGGCATGCTCCGCAAGGCCGCGACCGTCTCGGCGTCGCTCACGGCCGGTGACCTCGTGGTGCGCGTCACCAACGAGACCGGTCACAAGCTGCCGACGGGCTACCCGGAAGGCCGTCGCATGTGGCTGCACGTGCGCGCCTTCGACGCCCAGCGCAACGTCATCTTCGAGTCGGGTCGCTACGTGTTCTCGAGCGCGACGCTCACCGGCTACGGCGCGCAGATGGGCGATCCCGGCTACGACCCCTATCTCAAGGTCTGGGAGACCGAGCAGGGCATCAGCCCGGCACTGGCGCCGGTGGTCGGCATGCCGGCCGGTCGCAGCTTCCACCTGGTTCTCAACAACCAGATCCTGCGCGACAATCGCATCCCGCCGCGCGGGTTCACGAACGCGGCGTTCGAGGCGATCGACGCCGCGCCGGTCGGCGCCACGTACGCCGACGGCCAGTACTGGGACGACACGCACTATCCGGTGGGGGCGGCGGCGACGTCGGCGCAGGTGACGCTCTACTACCAGACCTCGTCGCGCGAGTACGTCGAGTTCCTGCGCGACACGAACACGACCACGGCCGCCGGGAACATCCTCTTCAACCTCTGGGACGAGCACAATCAGTCCGTGCCGGTCCAGATGTCCGACACCTTTGTCGAGACCAACGCCGTCGTGGTCAACGCCTGTCGCAAGAGCATCTCGCGCCTCCAGAGCAAGTACGCGAAGCGCTATTACAAGGAGTGGTCGCGCTGCTTCTCGTCCGAGACGCGCGGCCTCACGTGCGACGCCGTGTCGCGTGACGCGAACATCGACAAGGAGGCGTCGCGCCTCCGCCTGCGCCTGGGAGGCTCCGGCGACACGATCTGCGCGGCGCGCAATCTCACGCCGGGCAGCCTCGGGCATGGCTCCACCTGTCCGGCCCCATGTGCGGGCACGACGCTCTTCGACATGAACGACCTCGCGAGCTGCACGATCTGCCTCGCCGAGGCCCTCGAGGACGCCGCCCTGGGGTCGGCGTACGGATCCGATCCGCCGGCGCTGCCGAACAACGTGCCGCCCGGCAGCGTCGACTGCCAGCGCTCGCTCGACGTCGCGGCCGACCGGCTGGCGCGCGGCTGGAACCAGGCGCTCGGACGCTGCGAAGCGGCGAACGCCAGCGGACGCAACCAGCCGCCGCTCGACTGCGCGAGCGACCCCGACGGGCTCATCGGGCGCGCCAAGTCGAAGGCCGCGGCGCAGATCCAGCGCTGCGACACCTTCGCGGGCATCGCGGGATGTGCGACGGGCGGCACGGCGGCGGCGGTCCAGGCCTGCATGGAGACCGCGGTCGGCGCCGTCGT